A single window of Streptomyces cathayae DNA harbors:
- a CDS encoding peptide ABC transporter substrate-binding protein, which yields MRGAKSAKWVAGAIVVALAATACGGGDGGDKEKAKGSAPAGYVSIDVGEPQKPLMPADTNESNGAYVIRSLFTQLLDFDAKGELVYTNAESVETEDSKSWTVKLKKGWKFHNGEEVTAKSYVDAWNWYANIKNNQQNSFWFSDIKGYADVHPEKGEPKADAMSGLKVVDDHTFTIELNERVPYFNYKLGYTTWAPMPKVFFDDPKAFGQKPVGNGPYEFEKWDHKKLIQVKAYADYQGPNKAQNKGLQFKNYSTVEAAYRDVVSGNLDIIRQVGPTDLPKYKSDLGAGAIEQPYAAIQTLVPAFYTKTFKDIDPKVLQGLSMAIDRDTITKTVLNNTRTPATSFTPPEVKGNQDLDTEVFTYNPEKAKKLIKDGGGVPGNKFSIQYNSDGGHKEWVTAVCESIRKATGIDCVGDAKPDFPTDLEARDNNQVKGMYRGGWVADYPVNVNFIKELYHSKAESNNGRFSDKEIDGLMAEGDKAESLEEAVAAYQNVEKKLLEKMPAIPLWYYRINGGHGEAVDNVSVDYHGDITLTEVTVK from the coding sequence ATGCGCGGTGCCAAGAGCGCCAAGTGGGTCGCGGGTGCGATAGTCGTGGCGCTGGCTGCCACTGCTTGTGGCGGCGGCGACGGCGGTGACAAGGAGAAGGCGAAGGGCTCCGCCCCCGCCGGTTACGTCTCGATCGACGTCGGTGAGCCGCAGAAGCCGCTGATGCCGGCCGACACCAACGAGTCCAACGGCGCCTACGTGATCCGGTCGCTGTTCACCCAGCTGCTCGACTTCGACGCCAAGGGTGAGCTGGTCTACACCAACGCCGAGTCCGTCGAGACCGAGGACTCGAAGAGCTGGACGGTCAAGCTCAAGAAGGGCTGGAAGTTCCACAACGGCGAGGAAGTCACGGCGAAGTCGTACGTCGACGCCTGGAACTGGTACGCCAACATCAAGAACAACCAGCAGAACTCCTTCTGGTTCTCGGACATCAAGGGCTACGCCGACGTCCACCCGGAGAAGGGTGAGCCGAAGGCCGACGCGATGTCCGGTCTGAAGGTCGTGGACGACCACACCTTCACGATCGAGCTGAACGAGCGCGTCCCGTACTTCAACTACAAGCTGGGGTACACCACCTGGGCGCCGATGCCCAAGGTCTTCTTCGACGACCCGAAGGCCTTCGGCCAGAAGCCGGTCGGCAACGGTCCCTACGAGTTCGAGAAGTGGGACCACAAGAAGCTCATCCAGGTCAAGGCGTACGCGGACTACCAGGGTCCGAACAAGGCCCAGAACAAGGGTCTGCAGTTCAAGAACTACTCGACCGTCGAGGCGGCCTACCGGGACGTCGTCTCCGGCAACCTGGACATCATCCGCCAGGTCGGTCCGACGGACCTGCCGAAGTACAAGTCGGACCTCGGTGCCGGCGCCATCGAGCAGCCGTACGCGGCCATCCAGACACTGGTGCCGGCGTTCTACACCAAGACGTTCAAGGACATCGACCCCAAGGTGCTCCAGGGTCTGTCCATGGCGATCGACCGTGACACGATCACCAAGACCGTCCTGAACAACACCCGTACGCCGGCGACGAGCTTCACCCCGCCGGAGGTCAAGGGCAACCAGGACCTGGACACCGAGGTGTTCACGTACAACCCGGAGAAGGCCAAGAAGCTCATCAAGGACGGCGGCGGCGTCCCGGGCAACAAGTTCTCCATCCAGTACAACAGTGACGGCGGCCACAAGGAGTGGGTGACCGCGGTCTGCGAGTCCATCCGCAAGGCCACCGGGATCGACTGCGTCGGCGACGCGAAGCCGGACTTCCCCACGGACCTCGAGGCCCGTGACAACAACCAGGTCAAGGGCATGTACCGTGGCGGCTGGGTGGCCGACTACCCGGTCAACGTGAACTTCATCAAGGAGCTCTACCACTCCAAGGCCGAGTCCAACAACGGTCGTTTCTCCGACAAGGAGATCGACGGTCTGATGGCCGAGGGTGACAAGGCGGAGTCCCTGGAGGAGGCCGTGGCGGCCTACCAGAACGTCGAGAAGAAGCTCCTCGAGAAGATGCCGGCCATCCCGCTCTGGTACTACCGCATCAACGGCGGCCACGGTGAGGCGGTCGACAACGTCAGCGTCGACTACCACGGTGACATCACGCTCACCGAGGTCACCGTCAAGTAA
- the typA gene encoding translational GTPase TypA produces MASSIQRHDIRNVAIIAHVDHGKTTIVDGMLKQAGAFAAHQLDQVDERMMDSGDLEREKGITILAKNTAVKYHPKDGGDPITINIIDTPGHADFGGEVERALSMVDGVVLLVDSSEGPLPQTRFVLRKALQARLPIILCINKTDRPDSRIDEVVNEAYDLFLDLDADEDQIEFPIVYACGRDGIASLTKPADGTVPTDSDSLEPFFSTILSHIPAPTYDEGAPLQAHVTNLDADNFLGRIALLRVHQGELKKGQTVAWMKRDGSVQNVRISELMMTEALTRKPAEKAGPGDICAVAGIPDIMIGETLADPENPVSLPLIMVDEPAISMTIGTNTSPLVGRGSTGKGADAKAAVKDRKVTARQVKDRLDRELIGNVSLRVLDTGRPDAWEVQGRGELALAILVEQMRREGFELTIGKPQVVTREIDGKVHEPVERMTVDVPEEHMGAVTQLMGVRKGRMDNMSNHGSGWVRLEFVVPSRGLIGFRTEFLTQTRGTGIAHSIHEGHEPWFGPLTTRNNGSLVADRAGAVTAFAMTNLQERGVLFTDPGTEVYEGMIVGENSRADDMDVNITKEKKLTNMRSASADSFEAIVPPRKLSLEQSLEFCRDDECVEVTPESIRIRKVNLDGRERARAASRAKHG; encoded by the coding sequence ATGGCTTCGTCCATCCAGCGTCACGACATTCGCAACGTCGCCATCATTGCCCACGTCGACCACGGCAAGACCACCATCGTCGACGGCATGCTCAAGCAGGCAGGTGCCTTCGCCGCCCACCAGCTCGACCAGGTCGACGAGCGCATGATGGACTCCGGCGACCTGGAACGTGAGAAGGGCATCACGATCCTCGCCAAGAACACGGCGGTGAAGTACCACCCCAAGGACGGCGGGGACCCGATCACGATCAACATCATCGACACCCCCGGCCACGCCGACTTCGGCGGCGAGGTCGAGCGCGCCCTGTCGATGGTCGACGGTGTCGTGCTGCTCGTGGACTCCTCCGAGGGCCCGCTGCCCCAGACCCGCTTCGTGCTGCGCAAGGCGCTCCAGGCGAGGCTGCCGATCATCCTGTGCATCAACAAGACGGACCGGCCGGACTCCCGCATCGACGAGGTCGTCAACGAGGCCTACGACCTCTTCCTCGACCTGGACGCCGACGAGGACCAGATCGAGTTCCCGATCGTCTACGCCTGCGGCCGGGACGGCATCGCCTCGCTGACCAAGCCGGCGGACGGCACGGTCCCGACGGACTCGGACTCGCTCGAGCCGTTCTTCTCCACCATCCTGTCGCACATCCCGGCCCCCACCTACGACGAGGGCGCCCCGCTCCAGGCCCACGTCACCAACCTGGACGCCGACAACTTCCTCGGCCGGATCGCCCTGCTCCGCGTCCACCAGGGCGAGCTGAAGAAGGGCCAGACGGTCGCCTGGATGAAGCGCGACGGGTCCGTGCAGAACGTGCGGATCTCCGAGCTGATGATGACCGAGGCGCTCACCCGCAAGCCCGCCGAGAAGGCCGGCCCCGGTGACATCTGCGCGGTCGCCGGCATCCCGGACATCATGATCGGCGAGACCCTGGCCGACCCGGAGAACCCGGTTTCGCTGCCGCTGATCATGGTGGACGAGCCCGCGATCTCCATGACCATCGGCACCAACACCTCGCCGCTGGTCGGCCGCGGCAGCACCGGCAAGGGCGCCGACGCGAAGGCGGCCGTGAAGGACCGCAAGGTCACCGCCCGCCAGGTCAAGGACCGCCTGGACCGCGAGCTGATCGGCAACGTCTCGCTGCGCGTCCTGGACACCGGCCGTCCCGACGCCTGGGAGGTGCAGGGCCGAGGCGAACTGGCGCTGGCGATCCTGGTCGAGCAGATGCGCCGGGAGGGCTTCGAGCTCACCATCGGCAAGCCGCAGGTGGTCACCCGGGAGATCGACGGCAAGGTGCACGAGCCCGTCGAGCGGATGACGGTCGACGTGCCCGAGGAGCACATGGGCGCGGTCACGCAGCTCATGGGCGTCCGCAAGGGCCGCATGGACAACATGTCGAACCACGGCTCCGGCTGGGTGCGCCTGGAGTTCGTGGTGCCCTCGCGCGGACTGATCGGCTTCCGCACCGAGTTCCTCACCCAGACCCGCGGCACCGGTATCGCGCACTCCATCCACGAGGGCCACGAGCCCTGGTTCGGGCCGCTCACGACCCGTAACAACGGCTCCCTGGTCGCCGACCGGGCCGGCGCGGTCACCGCGTTCGCGATGACCAACCTGCAGGAGCGCGGTGTGCTGTTCACCGATCCCGGCACCGAGGTGTACGAGGGCATGATCGTCGGTGAGAACTCCCGTGCCGACGACATGGACGTCAACATCACCAAGGAGAAGAAGCTCACCAACATGCGGTCGGCCTCGGCCGACTCGTTCGAGGCGATCGTCCCGCCGCGCAAGCTGTCGCTGGAGCAGTCGCTGGAGTTCTGCCGCGACGACGAGTGCGTCGAGGTGACCCCGGAGTCCATCCGCATCCGCAAGGTGAACCTGGACGGCCGTGAGCGCGCCCGCGCCGCGAGCCGCGCCAAGCACGGCTGA
- a CDS encoding ABC transporter family substrate-binding protein — translation MSHDGVAPRAVMRSVVFLTAGALVVPALAGCSSDDPAGRPLAAGDVARADRTSIADGGTLRWAVDTVPDTLNTFQSDADATTTRIAQAVLPSMYRMDDRGRPVRNADYLESAEVVETEPRQVVLYRLNQQAVWSDGREIGAADFAAQWRALSGEDTAYWTARNAGYDRIEKIERGKDDLEVKVTFSRPYADWKSLFTPLYPKDVMGAPDSFNDGARKKLKVTAGPFEVKKVDRKGDEVTLTRNARWWGEPPRLSTIVLRAVPRDERIAALTAGTLDLAEIDATGARRIVAAGPRGESARGSEEGGERKSEPDGKGEAERVSAPLAGPLAAGRSAAHALRSWAVANGSDEDAADKEISARKQQRKAAATHARQQKTLSGFEVRKSLEPAYTQLALNGDEGPLADERVRRAVARALDREALAKAVLEPLDLPAEPVGSHVALSGQAAYADGSGALGAQDTAEARALLADAGWVPGGPVDQEKDEKKEKAEKAEKEEKAGKAGKDGKDEKDEKDEKKGDKEEGDTEEEDGEKAAGAEGEKAGSSDKSSKSGSKRDDDGTYTVGEDDAAKDDAAKDDAAKDDAAKDDAADDDKSGDGGTAEHLAQDSTEHTRLHRDSAPGAYAPKGTAAPAQAENAPLAKDGKALTLDFVLPSGPGSQILGAVADRIARMLERVGIRTDISTVDDESYFTDHIAAGEYDLALYSWPATAFPATDARPVYAKPVPSADGSLNVGQNYTRVGTDQVDQLFDQALTTLNDAKRAELLRKADSRIWAAAGSIPLYQRPQLTAARKGLANAGAFGFRTPVYEDMGFLKKSARGPAGTPAEKTRKPSVSSSAR, via the coding sequence ATGTCCCACGACGGCGTCGCCCCGCGCGCGGTCATGCGCTCGGTCGTCTTCCTCACCGCGGGCGCTCTCGTGGTGCCCGCGCTGGCCGGATGCAGTTCCGACGACCCGGCCGGCCGGCCCCTCGCCGCGGGGGACGTCGCCCGCGCCGACCGCACGTCGATCGCCGACGGCGGCACCCTGCGCTGGGCGGTGGACACCGTCCCGGACACCCTGAACACCTTCCAGTCGGACGCCGACGCCACCACCACCCGGATCGCGCAGGCCGTCCTGCCGTCGATGTACCGGATGGACGACCGGGGCCGCCCGGTGCGCAACGCCGACTACCTGGAGTCCGCCGAGGTCGTCGAGACCGAGCCCCGGCAGGTCGTCCTCTACCGGCTCAACCAGCAGGCCGTCTGGAGCGACGGCCGCGAGATCGGCGCCGCCGACTTCGCCGCCCAGTGGCGCGCCCTGTCCGGCGAGGACACCGCCTACTGGACCGCCCGCAACGCCGGCTACGACCGCATCGAGAAGATCGAGCGCGGCAAGGACGACCTGGAGGTCAAGGTCACCTTCAGCCGCCCCTACGCCGACTGGAAGTCCCTGTTCACCCCGCTGTACCCGAAGGACGTCATGGGTGCCCCGGACTCCTTCAACGACGGGGCCCGCAAGAAGCTGAAGGTCACCGCCGGCCCGTTCGAGGTGAAGAAGGTCGACCGTAAGGGCGACGAGGTCACCCTCACCCGCAACGCCCGCTGGTGGGGCGAGCCGCCCCGGCTCTCGACGATCGTGCTGCGCGCGGTGCCCCGCGACGAACGGATCGCCGCGCTCACCGCCGGCACCCTGGACCTGGCCGAGATCGACGCCACCGGCGCCCGCCGCATCGTCGCCGCCGGCCCGCGGGGCGAAAGCGCACGCGGGAGCGAGGAGGGCGGCGAGCGGAAGAGCGAACCGGACGGGAAGGGAGAGGCCGAACGGGTGAGCGCGCCCTTGGCCGGCCCGCTCGCCGCCGGCCGGTCCGCCGCCCACGCCCTGCGCTCCTGGGCCGTCGCGAACGGCTCCGACGAGGACGCCGCCGACAAGGAGATCTCCGCCCGCAAGCAGCAGCGCAAGGCCGCCGCGACGCACGCACGTCAGCAGAAGACCCTCAGCGGGTTCGAGGTGCGCAAGTCGCTGGAGCCCGCCTACACCCAGCTCGCCCTCAACGGCGACGAAGGCCCGCTCGCCGACGAGCGGGTCCGCCGCGCCGTGGCCCGCGCCCTGGACCGGGAGGCCCTGGCGAAGGCGGTCCTCGAACCGCTCGACCTGCCCGCCGAGCCTGTCGGCAGCCATGTCGCGCTGTCCGGGCAGGCCGCCTACGCCGACGGGAGCGGCGCCCTCGGCGCCCAGGACACCGCGGAGGCGCGCGCCCTGCTCGCGGACGCCGGCTGGGTGCCGGGGGGCCCGGTCGACCAGGAGAAGGACGAGAAGAAGGAGAAGGCCGAGAAGGCCGAGAAGGAGGAGAAGGCCGGGAAGGCCGGGAAAGACGGGAAGGACGAGAAGGACGAGAAGGACGAGAAGAAGGGGGACAAGGAGGAGGGGGACACGGAGGAAGAGGACGGCGAGAAGGCGGCCGGTGCGGAGGGCGAGAAGGCCGGGTCGTCCGACAAGAGCTCCAAGAGCGGGTCGAAGCGCGACGACGACGGCACGTACACCGTCGGCGAGGACGACGCGGCGAAGGACGACGCGGCGAAGGACGACGCGGCGAAGGACGACGCGGCGAAGGACGACGCGGCGGACGACGACAAGAGCGGTGACGGCGGCACGGCGGAGCACCTCGCCCAGGACAGCACCGAGCACACCCGGCTGCACCGGGACAGCGCCCCCGGCGCCTACGCACCCAAGGGCACCGCCGCCCCCGCCCAGGCGGAGAACGCCCCGCTCGCCAAGGACGGCAAGGCGCTCACGCTCGACTTCGTGCTCCCCTCCGGACCCGGCTCCCAGATCCTGGGCGCCGTGGCCGACCGGATCGCACGGATGCTGGAGCGGGTCGGTATCCGCACCGACATCTCCACGGTCGACGACGAGAGCTACTTCACGGACCACATCGCCGCCGGTGAGTACGACCTCGCCCTCTACTCCTGGCCCGCGACCGCCTTCCCCGCCACCGACGCCCGCCCGGTCTACGCCAAGCCGGTCCCGTCCGCCGACGGCTCGCTGAACGTCGGGCAGAACTACACCCGTGTCGGCACCGACCAGGTCGACCAGCTCTTCGACCAGGCCCTCACGACGCTCAACGACGCGAAACGCGCCGAGCTGCTCCGCAAGGCCGACTCCCGCATCTGGGCGGCGGCCGGATCGATCCCCCTCTACCAGCGCCCCCAGCTCACCGCGGCCCGGAAGGGCCTGGCCAACGCGGGCGCCTTCGGTTTCCGCACCCCCGTCTACGAGGACATGGGCTTCCTGAAGAAGAGCGCGCGGGGCCCGGCCGGGACACCGGCGGAGAAGACGAGGAAGCCCTCGGTCTCCTCCTCGGCGCGGTAG